Proteins from one Oscillatoria nigro-viridis PCC 7112 genomic window:
- a CDS encoding GAF domain-containing protein codes for MTFSNTGSVLATLTQVNFMGALTSRVKSLPVPELVCLLDFITAEFQQFIRAMDLINNEALESLLEQLLDAFTVKIGQILQADRTTIFLVDSNKNQLWHKTVDPLTGEDVEVRLPMDAGILGYVATTGKSINVAEARSHEYFNSEVDEPPGYQIGTILCMPIFSSKSQHEPVAVVRLLNKAGNVSFSEEDEQQFQAFADSIGIILESCQSFYVVARNQRGVAALLRATTTLGQSLDLETTLRSVMDQARDLMQADRSTLFLLNRETNELWTKVAKADGTTMMEIRIPANRGIAGYVASTGQPLNITDAYDDPRFDPSTDQQTGYRTRTVLCMPVHNAKGELIGVTQLINKNQGTFTPSDEEFLRAFNSQAGMALQNSQLFQNVMVEKQYQKDMLQSLSDAVISTDLKGRVVTINEAALELLGCPVNQAKSKHNLQIWEDKLVNRYVWEVVPIDNLQFRLEDSLKNAARHYVPEQSLTVGLLVEKTLNSQQKEEEGEESYILAVPDRAEPNLYYAWGENRAWTEEVALAELANAQSLFALRNSALYHPYCPLPIPASGIKVIERSLNLTVNPLLNPEGGVRGGLVVLEDISREKRMKNTMYRYLTPGVVDKVMALGEGALMVGERKEVTILFSDIRGYTTLTENLGASDVVSLLNQYFETMVEAVFHYEGTLDKFIGDALMAVFGAPLPLNPPESHGWMAVQSALDMRRRLKEFNDSRPGADPFRFGIGISSGEVVSGNIGSQKRMDYTVIGDAVNLSSRLEQLTKEYGCDIILSEFTYSLCREGIWVRELDKVRVKGKNQPVGIYELLQNSSEPIDGETVRFLELYSNGRDAYIARNFHKAINCFEAALAMRPSDRPVEVHLDRSLSYLEVPPPEDWDGVHTMTTK; via the coding sequence ATGACATTCTCCAATACTGGTAGCGTTCTGGCTACACTGACTCAAGTCAATTTTATGGGGGCATTGACCTCCCGTGTTAAGAGCCTGCCAGTTCCTGAATTAGTGTGCCTGCTGGACTTTATCACGGCTGAATTTCAGCAATTTATCCGGGCGATGGACCTGATTAACAATGAAGCACTCGAAAGTCTCTTAGAGCAACTTTTAGATGCCTTCACTGTCAAAATTGGTCAAATTCTGCAAGCAGACCGGACAACAATTTTTTTGGTTGACTCCAACAAAAATCAACTGTGGCACAAAACAGTCGATCCACTTACGGGCGAGGATGTAGAAGTGCGCTTGCCGATGGATGCAGGCATTTTAGGTTACGTAGCAACAACCGGAAAATCGATAAATGTCGCCGAAGCTCGATCGCACGAGTATTTTAATTCCGAAGTAGACGAACCACCGGGCTACCAGATCGGAACCATCCTCTGTATGCCAATTTTTAGCAGCAAGAGCCAACACGAACCCGTAGCCGTGGTCAGACTGTTAAATAAAGCTGGCAATGTCTCCTTTAGCGAGGAAGACGAACAGCAGTTCCAGGCTTTTGCAGATTCGATCGGGATTATTCTCGAAAGCTGTCAGTCTTTCTACGTCGTGGCCCGCAACCAGCGAGGGGTTGCCGCACTTTTGAGAGCCACCACGACTTTGGGTCAAAGTCTTGACTTGGAAACAACTTTGCGCTCTGTCATGGATCAAGCTCGCGACTTGATGCAGGCCGATCGCAGCACGCTATTTTTGTTAAATCGGGAAACCAACGAACTCTGGACAAAAGTTGCCAAGGCCGACGGTACAACGATGATGGAAATCCGTATTCCTGCGAATAGGGGAATTGCTGGCTACGTGGCTTCGACTGGTCAACCTCTAAATATTACAGATGCTTACGACGATCCCCGCTTTGACCCCTCTACAGACCAGCAAACGGGATACCGCACTCGAACTGTCTTGTGTATGCCGGTCCACAACGCTAAAGGTGAGCTGATCGGGGTAACTCAGCTAATTAATAAGAACCAAGGTACTTTCACCCCTTCCGACGAAGAGTTTTTGCGAGCGTTTAATTCCCAAGCGGGAATGGCGTTGCAAAATTCTCAACTGTTTCAGAACGTGATGGTGGAAAAGCAGTATCAGAAAGATATGCTGCAAAGTCTTTCTGATGCAGTGATTTCCACGGATTTGAAGGGGCGAGTTGTGACGATCAACGAAGCAGCCCTAGAATTGTTGGGCTGTCCGGTAAATCAAGCTAAAAGCAAACACAATCTTCAGATTTGGGAAGATAAACTGGTGAATCGCTATGTTTGGGAAGTTGTGCCGATCGACAATTTGCAATTTCGACTAGAAGACAGTCTCAAAAATGCTGCCAGACATTACGTTCCCGAACAAAGTTTAACGGTGGGACTGTTGGTAGAAAAAACGCTCAATTCCCAACAAAAAGAAGAAGAAGGAGAAGAAAGTTATATTTTGGCCGTGCCCGATCGCGCGGAGCCTAATTTATATTACGCTTGGGGCGAAAACCGCGCGTGGACTGAGGAAGTAGCGCTGGCAGAATTAGCTAATGCCCAATCTCTATTTGCGCTGCGAAATTCTGCCCTGTATCACCCTTATTGTCCGCTGCCCATCCCCGCCTCTGGAATTAAAGTAATTGAACGCAGTTTGAATTTGACTGTCAACCCGCTGCTAAATCCAGAAGGCGGCGTGCGGGGGGGTTTAGTGGTACTCGAAGACATCAGCCGCGAAAAGCGGATGAAAAATACGATGTACCGCTACCTAACTCCTGGAGTCGTAGATAAAGTGATGGCCTTGGGTGAAGGCGCCCTGATGGTGGGCGAACGCAAAGAAGTGACTATTTTGTTTTCCGACATTCGCGGCTACACCACGCTGACCGAAAATTTGGGAGCGTCCGATGTGGTATCCCTGCTGAACCAATATTTTGAGACGATGGTCGAGGCTGTTTTCCACTACGAAGGCACTTTAGACAAGTTTATCGGCGATGCTTTAATGGCGGTTTTCGGCGCGCCCCTGCCGCTGAATCCCCCGGAAAGTCACGGTTGGATGGCGGTTCAGTCGGCTTTAGATATGCGTCGCCGTTTGAAAGAGTTTAATGATTCTCGCCCCGGCGCAGATCCGTTTCGCTTCGGAATTGGGATTAGTTCCGGAGAGGTGGTTTCGGGAAATATTGGTTCCCAAAAGCGAATGGATTACACGGTAATCGGGGATGCGGTGAATTTGAGTTCGCGATTGGAACAGCTTACAAAGGAGTACGGATGCGATATAATTTTGAGCGAATTTACATACAGTTTGTGCCGCGAAGGGATTTGGGTGCGAGAGTTAGACAAGGTTCGGGTTAAGGGCAAAAATCAGCCAGTTGGTATTTACGAGTTGCTGCAAAATAGTTCTGAACCCATCGACGGGGAAACCGTTCGGTTTTTGGAACTTTACAGCAACGGTCGGGATGCTTATATTGCTAGAAATTTTCACAAAGCTATTAATTGTTTTGAAGCCGCTTTAGCTATGCGACCGAGCGATCGACCTGTGGAAGTTCACCTCGACCGCTCCCTGAGCTATTTGGAAGTACCCCCGCCCGAGGATTGGGACGGCGTGCATACGATGACAACTAAGTAG
- a CDS encoding sensor histidine kinase has protein sequence MSYLSVPNATKADRILVVDDAPDNVLLVQTILEEEGYEISTAENGFSALSQIDKSAPDLVLLDVMMPGMDGYEVTKRIRQNKELPFIPILLITAHDSASVVQGLDMGADDFIRKPVEMDELLARVRSLLRLKHSVDERNSIALQREDFVSRLAHDLRTPLVAADRMLTLMQQGALGEISIPMRDAFGTMVRSNQNLIAMVNMLLEVYRYEAGRKSLSFAAVDLRQLITEVAEELAPLADAKGLSVNLDLTESAESAPIAKYPGDRLELHRLLTNLIGNAIKFTDSGSIDVSLKAANSPAYTSFKNQPLAWVIIEIQDTGAGISSTEQAKLFERFGPGTHKKSGTGLGLHLCRQIVEAHRGTIQVKSELGKGSLFTIRLPC, from the coding sequence ATGAGTTATTTATCTGTTCCGAATGCCACAAAAGCCGATCGGATTCTGGTGGTAGACGACGCACCAGATAATGTTTTGTTGGTTCAGACAATCCTAGAAGAAGAAGGTTACGAAATTAGCACGGCGGAAAACGGCTTTTCTGCCTTGAGTCAAATTGACAAGTCAGCCCCGGATTTGGTGCTGCTAGACGTGATGATGCCGGGAATGGACGGTTACGAAGTCACTAAACGAATCCGACAAAATAAGGAATTGCCCTTTATCCCAATTTTGCTGATTACAGCTCACGACAGTGCTAGCGTAGTCCAGGGACTTGACATGGGAGCAGACGATTTCATCCGCAAACCAGTTGAAATGGACGAACTGCTGGCGAGGGTACGATCGCTCCTGCGGCTCAAACACAGCGTAGACGAGCGCAATTCGATCGCCCTCCAGCGCGAAGATTTTGTCTCCCGACTCGCTCACGACTTGCGGACGCCCCTCGTAGCAGCCGATCGAATGCTAACTTTAATGCAGCAGGGAGCTTTGGGAGAAATTTCCATTCCCATGCGCGACGCTTTCGGCACGATGGTTCGCAGCAACCAAAACCTGATCGCCATGGTAAATATGCTGCTGGAAGTCTACCGCTACGAAGCAGGCCGCAAATCCCTAAGTTTCGCTGCCGTGGACTTGCGCCAGCTTATTACTGAGGTAGCTGAAGAACTAGCTCCCCTAGCGGATGCTAAAGGTTTGTCGGTAAATTTAGACTTGACAGAAAGTGCAGAAAGTGCGCCGATTGCGAAGTATCCGGGCGATCGTCTGGAACTGCACCGCTTGCTGACAAATTTAATCGGAAATGCGATTAAATTCACCGACAGCGGCTCAATAGATGTCAGCTTAAAAGCTGCCAATTCACCTGCTTATACAAGCTTCAAAAACCAACCGCTGGCATGGGTAATCATCGAAATCCAAGACACCGGCGCAGGCATTTCTTCCACCGAACAAGCAAAGTTATTTGAAAGGTTTGGCCCGGGAACTCACAAGAAATCCGGTACAGGTTTGGGACTGCACCTCTGCCGCCAAATAGTCGAAGCTCACCGCGGCACGATCCAGGTAAAATCAGAGTTGGGCAAAGGCAGTTTATTTACTATTCGCTTGCCTTGTTAG
- a CDS encoding GUN4 domain-containing protein has protein sequence MSNCPVCGAEYIEEKAEFCSICGWDLTPYPQRAKPSKTYLKKEQVRLQWAKQMWELARNQQNWSAKFDELQGELQQNAIARTYLQSQLEWVLYRLEQLNPELIVSTLLRLEDKIGAIPDSTPAISEVGMDYRQLTKLLETGKWRKADEHTWEILLQIAVREDEGWLSAADIDSFPPTDLRTIDQLWQQYSSGRFGLSVQQQIWETSGGNYTEFCDRVGWRVKENWKYYSELSFNEDAPPGHLPVTAWRQRACYGAGKLTAAENFARIAAKLATGDR, from the coding sequence ATGTCTAACTGTCCAGTGTGCGGTGCTGAATACATAGAAGAAAAAGCAGAGTTTTGCTCGATTTGCGGCTGGGATTTGACTCCCTACCCGCAACGTGCTAAGCCTTCCAAAACTTATTTAAAAAAAGAACAAGTTAGATTGCAGTGGGCAAAACAAATGTGGGAATTGGCCCGCAACCAACAAAATTGGTCAGCTAAATTTGATGAGTTGCAGGGGGAATTGCAGCAAAATGCGATCGCCCGCACGTACCTTCAATCTCAGTTAGAATGGGTTCTGTACCGCCTCGAACAACTAAACCCCGAATTGATTGTCAGCACTCTACTGCGGCTGGAAGACAAAATCGGCGCCATACCTGACTCAACTCCGGCTATCTCCGAAGTGGGGATGGACTACCGACAACTGACAAAGCTATTAGAAACGGGAAAATGGCGCAAAGCTGACGAACACACTTGGGAAATCTTGCTGCAAATCGCTGTTAGGGAAGACGAAGGCTGGCTGAGTGCAGCCGATATTGACAGTTTTCCTCCTACAGACCTTCGCACGATCGACCAACTTTGGCAACAATACAGCAGCGGGCGGTTCGGGTTGAGCGTGCAGCAGCAGATTTGGGAAACTAGCGGGGGTAATTATACTGAATTTTGCGATCGAGTCGGCTGGAGAGTCAAGGAAAATTGGAAATATTACAGCGAGCTCTCCTTCAACGAAGATGCTCCCCCCGGACATCTTCCCGTCACCGCATGGAGGCAGCGCGCCTGTTACGGTGCCGGTAAACTCACCGCAGCAGAAAACTTTGCCCGCATCGCTGCGAAACTGGCAACGGGCGATCGGTAA
- a CDS encoding YdcF family protein — translation MWLRINSNTQRYKRLNTSRSFWFLVGLLMACWFGYQHVKSEFQRPQALLVLGGATEREVFAAKFARSHPELPIWVSSGSNPEFAEWVFSEAGIESDRVHLDYRAVDTVTNFTTLVDELKAQGIESVYLITSDDHMRRAQIIGEIVLGSRGISFKPVAVPSGRTPEPMQKAVRDGARAILWLTTGYTGANFTQARIQ, via the coding sequence ATGTGGTTAAGAATCAATTCAAACACGCAGCGTTACAAGCGTTTGAACACTTCACGCAGTTTTTGGTTCCTAGTAGGGCTTTTGATGGCGTGTTGGTTTGGCTATCAGCACGTTAAGAGCGAATTTCAGAGACCCCAAGCTTTGTTAGTTCTAGGTGGGGCTACGGAGCGAGAGGTGTTTGCGGCCAAATTTGCTCGATCGCATCCTGAATTGCCGATTTGGGTGTCGTCTGGCAGCAATCCGGAGTTCGCGGAATGGGTGTTTTCAGAAGCGGGAATTGAGTCCGACCGCGTGCACTTAGACTACAGAGCGGTAGATACGGTAACAAATTTTACCACTCTGGTAGATGAATTGAAAGCTCAAGGGATTGAGAGCGTGTATCTGATCACTTCTGACGATCATATGCGGCGAGCTCAGATTATCGGCGAAATCGTGCTCGGCAGTCGAGGCATTAGCTTTAAGCCTGTGGCAGTTCCGTCTGGGCGAACCCCCGAACCGATGCAAAAAGCTGTTCGCGACGGCGCTAGGGCTATTCTTTGGCTGACAACCGGTTATACGGGTGCTAACTTCACCCAAGCCCGAATTCAATAA
- a CDS encoding GAF domain-containing protein encodes MTDQILPQVLEQILSDSKTADAVFSALVPALGEVLNCDRVFLYLRNPETQMGRVPYCWRRNSNYPEVWDAEWKKEPESLGEEDPLFAAALRTEPSIFVEDVETANPEVVNKNFEAKEFGHRALIHAHLCADGLLWGVLQPCMFDRPRVWTDFDRQVIAAVTEKISPLAVAYVRGIVQAQ; translated from the coding sequence ATGACCGACCAAATTCTGCCGCAGGTTCTAGAGCAAATTTTGAGTGACAGCAAGACTGCGGATGCTGTTTTTTCGGCTTTGGTGCCGGCTTTAGGCGAGGTGTTAAATTGCGATCGGGTCTTTCTCTACCTCCGCAATCCTGAAACGCAAATGGGCAGAGTACCTTACTGCTGGCGTCGCAACTCAAACTATCCCGAGGTTTGGGACGCGGAATGGAAAAAAGAACCAGAATCTTTAGGAGAAGAAGACCCTTTATTTGCAGCAGCTTTGCGAACTGAACCTTCGATTTTTGTTGAGGATGTTGAAACAGCAAATCCTGAAGTTGTCAACAAAAATTTTGAGGCCAAAGAGTTCGGACATCGAGCTTTGATTCACGCTCACCTTTGTGCTGACGGCTTATTGTGGGGGGTTTTGCAGCCTTGTATGTTCGATCGCCCCAGAGTTTGGACTGACTTCGATCGCCAAGTTATCGCAGCAGTTACAGAAAAAATTTCGCCTTTAGCTGTCGCTTATGTCAGAGGCATCGTACAAGCGCAATAA
- a CDS encoding lysophospholipid acyltransferase family protein codes for MSKSREPVESLLLYYLFKWSIVSPMLHLYFRGRIYGAENVPTEGPLVVVSNHASDFDPPILSNCMRRPVAFMAKEELFKVPILKQAITLYGAYPVKRESADRSAIRSAINSLENGWATGVFLQGTRTPDGRITEPKLGAALIAAKAKAPLLPVSLWGTHAIASKGSGLPRPVPLTVRIGKLIEAPGSSDREELEALTQRCAIEINAMHDLGR; via the coding sequence GTGAGCAAAAGTCGCGAACCAGTCGAAAGTTTACTTCTCTACTATTTATTCAAATGGTCAATTGTCAGCCCGATGCTGCACCTGTACTTTCGAGGCCGCATCTACGGTGCAGAAAATGTTCCGACAGAAGGGCCGCTGGTGGTAGTCAGCAATCATGCCAGCGATTTTGACCCGCCGATTTTGTCTAATTGCATGAGGCGGCCGGTCGCATTTATGGCGAAGGAAGAGTTATTTAAAGTTCCTATTTTGAAGCAGGCAATTACGCTTTACGGTGCTTATCCAGTGAAGCGGGAAAGTGCCGATCGCAGTGCAATTCGATCTGCTATCAACTCTTTGGAAAATGGCTGGGCGACGGGTGTATTTTTGCAGGGAACTCGCACGCCAGACGGCAGAATTACTGAACCTAAATTAGGTGCGGCCCTGATAGCTGCTAAGGCAAAAGCCCCGCTGTTGCCTGTTAGTTTGTGGGGAACTCACGCCATTGCATCGAAAGGTTCGGGATTGCCGCGTCCGGTGCCGCTGACGGTGCGAATTGGCAAGCTAATTGAAGCGCCCGGTTCCTCGGATCGCGAGGAGTTGGAAGCGCTGACTCAAAGATGTGCGATCGAGATTAATGCCATGCACGATTTGGGGCGCTGA
- a CDS encoding substrate-binding domain-containing protein, whose amino-acid sequence MFSLLLNGRLENRELTGLKIAEKQIAQQANPNIACCANWGNAQDWSKVGGPAGPIKVINRPAVSGTHQTFKEQVLGGGEFGTTANITTLDRDATTPLLQALGNNGIGYATFAQVANQKTVRVVPVNGATPDAGNYPYKRQLYYTYKNPPSQAVKDFLGYATSSEGQKAMLAGN is encoded by the coding sequence ATTTTTAGCCTGTTATTAAATGGCAGGTTAGAAAATAGAGAGTTAACAGGCCTGAAAATTGCCGAAAAACAAATAGCACAACAGGCAAATCCGAATATTGCCTGTTGTGCAAATTGGGGAAATGCTCAAGACTGGTCGAAAGTCGGCGGCCCGGCGGGCCCTATTAAAGTGATAAATCGACCGGCAGTTAGCGGCACTCACCAAACCTTTAAAGAACAAGTGCTCGGAGGTGGCGAGTTTGGCACGACGGCAAATATTACCACGCTCGATCGAGATGCGACAACTCCCCTGCTGCAAGCTTTAGGCAACAACGGCATTGGCTATGCGACTTTCGCTCAAGTAGCCAATCAGAAAACGGTGCGCGTTGTTCCCGTTAACGGTGCGACGCCGGATGCGGGAAACTATCCTTACAAGCGGCAGTTGTACTACACCTACAAAAATCCTCCTAGCCAAGCAGTTAAGGATTTCTTGGGCTACGCGACTTCTTCGGAAGGACAGAAAGCTATGCTGGCCGGAAATTGA
- the fabD gene encoding ACP S-malonyltransferase, translating to MTKTAWVFPGQGSQAIGMGADLLNLPTAKAKFELAKEILGWSVPEVCQKEEAKLSRTLYTQPCLFVVESILADLVREKSDRPAVVAGHSLGEYVALYAAGVFDFETGLRLVKRRAELMDTASGGQMVALIGFDRQELELQIQYSRDVVLANDNSEAQVVISGTPAAVEDLLAKIKVKRAVKLNVSGAFHSPLMASVAAEFQLALKSARFSDAKMLVLSNAEPSATTSAATLKQRLTQQMTKGVRWREISLQLPQQGIDRVVEIGPGKVLTGLIKRTCPDLALVNVSSFADLPA from the coding sequence ATGACTAAAACAGCATGGGTATTTCCCGGACAAGGTTCCCAGGCGATCGGGATGGGTGCAGACTTATTAAACTTGCCAACAGCCAAAGCCAAATTTGAGCTAGCTAAAGAAATTTTAGGTTGGTCTGTCCCGGAAGTTTGCCAAAAAGAAGAAGCAAAATTATCTCGGACTCTCTACACTCAGCCTTGCTTGTTCGTAGTAGAAAGTATTTTGGCCGACTTAGTGCGAGAAAAAAGCGATCGACCAGCGGTAGTTGCCGGTCACAGTTTAGGAGAATACGTTGCCCTCTACGCAGCAGGCGTCTTTGATTTTGAAACCGGATTGCGCTTAGTCAAACGCCGCGCCGAACTCATGGACACTGCCTCCGGCGGGCAAATGGTGGCTTTGATCGGGTTCGACAGGCAGGAACTAGAACTGCAAATTCAATACAGCCGAGACGTAGTGCTGGCAAACGACAACAGCGAAGCACAAGTCGTGATTTCTGGAACGCCCGCAGCAGTAGAAGATTTGCTTGCCAAAATCAAAGTCAAACGCGCTGTTAAATTGAATGTTTCCGGTGCGTTTCACTCTCCCCTGATGGCATCAGTCGCGGCAGAGTTTCAACTAGCCTTAAAGTCTGCAAGATTTTCCGATGCAAAAATGCTGGTGCTCTCAAACGCAGAACCGTCAGCCACTACCAGCGCAGCCACTTTAAAGCAGCGGTTGACTCAGCAAATGACCAAAGGCGTGCGGTGGCGAGAAATTTCCCTGCAATTGCCGCAACAAGGAATCGATCGGGTAGTGGAAATTGGCCCCGGCAAAGTTCTGACAGGTTTGATCAAACGGACTTGTCCCGATTTAGCGTTGGTAAATGTTAGCAGTTTTGCAGATTTGCCGGCTTAA
- a CDS encoding beta-ketoacyl-ACP synthase III, translating into MLQQSGFGIAVTGSGSCTPQVSLDNNGLSQIVETNDEWIGARTGIRSRRLADDRTSLCDLATEASLSAIAMAEISPTDIDLIILATSSPDDLFGTASKIQYQLGATKAVAFDLTAACSGFVFGLVTASQFIRTGVYQNVLLIGADILSRWVNWSDRGTCILFGDGAGAVVLQASEVDSFLGFEIRSDGTQNSSLNLAYKAESKKLIEGVSVGIGGFHPITMNGQEIYRFAVKKVPEVIEKAMFRANVTAAEIDWLLLHQANQRILDAVAQRLKIPPEKVISNLANYGNTSAASIPLALDEAVRLGKVKAGDTIAAAGFGAGLTWGAAIFQWGR; encoded by the coding sequence ATGTTGCAGCAATCAGGGTTCGGCATTGCCGTCACGGGTAGCGGTTCTTGTACACCGCAGGTTTCGCTGGATAATAACGGTTTGAGTCAGATAGTAGAAACGAATGACGAGTGGATTGGGGCGCGCACGGGCATTCGCTCCCGCAGGCTGGCGGACGATCGCACTTCTTTGTGCGATTTAGCCACGGAGGCATCGCTGTCTGCGATCGCCATGGCAGAAATTTCGCCGACAGATATCGATTTGATTATTTTGGCGACTTCCAGTCCTGACGATTTGTTTGGCACTGCCAGTAAAATTCAATATCAGTTGGGCGCGACAAAAGCTGTGGCTTTTGATTTGACAGCAGCTTGTTCGGGCTTTGTTTTTGGTTTAGTTACAGCCTCGCAGTTCATTCGGACAGGGGTTTATCAAAATGTTTTGCTGATCGGAGCAGATATTTTATCTCGCTGGGTGAATTGGTCGGATCGGGGTACTTGCATTCTATTTGGAGACGGTGCAGGTGCGGTGGTATTGCAAGCTTCAGAAGTCGATTCCTTTTTGGGGTTTGAAATTCGCAGCGACGGCACGCAAAATTCCTCTCTCAATTTGGCTTACAAAGCCGAGTCAAAAAAATTAATTGAAGGCGTCAGCGTCGGAATTGGCGGATTTCATCCCATCACAATGAATGGTCAAGAAATCTATCGCTTTGCCGTGAAAAAAGTGCCGGAAGTCATAGAAAAAGCTATGTTTCGGGCAAATGTCACAGCAGCAGAAATTGACTGGCTGTTGTTGCACCAAGCCAATCAGCGAATTCTCGATGCAGTTGCCCAAAGGCTAAAAATTCCCCCCGAAAAAGTAATCAGCAATTTGGCGAATTACGGCAATACCTCAGCGGCTTCAATTCCCCTTGCCTTAGACGAAGCCGTGCGTCTGGGTAAAGTTAAAGCGGGCGATACTATTGCTGCTGCTGGTTTCGGTGCAGGTTTGACTTGGGGGGCTGCGATTTTTCAATGGGGAAGGTAA
- the plsX gene encoding phosphate acyltransferase PlsX has translation MGSTRARIAIDAMGGDHAPAEVVAGALKAQEELGVEILLVGDPQQIEDSLRQQDAIGRVSKGQLEIVPSEGAVEMHEEPLSALKRKPNASINVAMNLVKQQQADAVVSAGHSGAAMAAALLRLGRLPGIDRPAIGAVLPTMVPGSSVLILDVGANVDCRPKFLEQFALMGTIYSQCVLGVAEPKIGLLNIGEEPSKGNDAAVRTHQLLVDNPNIPFVGNAEGRDVLSGNFDVIVCDGFVGNVLLKFAEAVGEVVVQVLKEELAAGLKNQISAPLLQESLKGFKQRVDHVEHGGGLLLGVAGVCIISHGSSQAASIFNAIRLAKEAIDNQVLERIRSSNHQSALEQEAVN, from the coding sequence ATGGGATCGACACGCGCAAGAATTGCAATAGACGCTATGGGTGGGGATCATGCCCCCGCCGAAGTTGTAGCTGGAGCGCTTAAGGCACAAGAAGAATTAGGCGTAGAGATTTTGCTCGTGGGCGACCCGCAGCAAATAGAAGACTCGCTCCGGCAACAAGACGCGATCGGCCGCGTCTCTAAAGGTCAGCTAGAAATCGTTCCTTCAGAAGGAGCGGTGGAAATGCACGAAGAACCTTTGAGTGCCCTCAAACGCAAGCCCAACGCTTCGATTAACGTAGCGATGAACTTGGTAAAGCAGCAGCAAGCTGATGCTGTGGTGTCCGCCGGTCACTCCGGCGCGGCAATGGCTGCTGCCCTGCTCAGGTTGGGCCGGCTCCCCGGAATCGATCGCCCTGCGATCGGTGCGGTTTTGCCGACAATGGTACCGGGCAGCTCTGTACTCATTCTCGATGTCGGCGCTAATGTGGACTGCCGCCCCAAATTTTTGGAGCAGTTCGCTCTTATGGGAACTATTTACAGCCAGTGCGTGCTGGGCGTCGCCGAACCTAAAATCGGCCTGCTCAACATTGGCGAAGAACCTTCTAAAGGCAACGACGCAGCGGTACGTACTCACCAGTTATTGGTGGACAACCCAAACATTCCTTTTGTGGGCAATGCCGAAGGCCGCGACGTGCTGTCGGGGAACTTCGACGTGATTGTCTGCGACGGGTTTGTCGGCAACGTGTTGTTGAAGTTTGCCGAAGCGGTGGGCGAAGTCGTGGTGCAAGTGCTTAAGGAAGAATTGGCTGCCGGACTCAAAAATCAAATTAGCGCTCCCCTCCTGCAAGAAAGCCTCAAGGGCTTTAAGCAGCGGGTAGACCACGTTGAACACGGTGGCGGTTTGCTATTGGGCGTTGCTGGAGTTTGCATTATCAGCCACGGTTCGTCTCAAGCTGCCTCGATTTTTAATGCCATTCGTTTGGCGAAGGAGGCTATTGACAACCAAGTGCTGGAGCGAATTCGATCGTCCAATCACCAAAGCGCTCTGGAACAAGAAGCTGTGAATTAG